The following coding sequences are from one Aquificaceae bacterium window:
- a CDS encoding NIL domain-containing protein: MNLIRLQLIYPEERVKDPILCMVCKSFDVVVNIRTAKVTRDTGILTVEIEGEAEEIERVMKFIEDKGVLVQPIEGQIFTE; this comes from the coding sequence ATGAACCTTATTAGACTTCAGCTCATATATCCAGAAGAGAGAGTGAAAGACCCCATTCTATGTATGGTATGCAAGAGTTTTGATGTGGTTGTTAACATAAGAACCGCAAAAGTCACAAGAGATACGGGCATACTCACCGTTGAAATTGAAGGAGAAGCGGAAGAAATAGAAAGGGTTATGAAGTTCATAGAAGACAAGGGCGTTTTAGTTCAACCCATAGAAGGGCAGATATTTACAGAATGA
- the thiL gene encoding thiamine-phosphate kinase: MKISEIGEFGLIERLKGLLNSHIIGDDTAPIKLQEHTLLLTCDLLLQDRHFRIHYPPSAIGWKAISVNVSDVVANGGEPLYCLVSLILPDLEVRYVEDIYLGIKKACEFYSCQVVGGNISKGDKLGLDIFMIGKADRFVGRGGAKVGDGVFVSGTLGDSRAGLELLQMEKKHYEDFELRLIEKHLRPTARIDFIRHISKYANASMDISDGLSSDVEKLSKASQVKISLFSDKIPISQELVSFCKRHGKDPLEYALSGGEDYELLFTHPPERLNPFLSMVQIGFVEEGEGVFLDGKPLKPTGFDHFRVV; the protein is encoded by the coding sequence ATGAAGATATCCGAAATAGGCGAATTTGGTCTCATAGAAAGGCTCAAGGGATTACTAAATAGCCACATTATAGGAGATGACACCGCACCTATAAAACTTCAAGAGCATACCTTGCTTTTAACCTGCGACCTACTTCTTCAGGATAGACATTTCAGAATTCACTATCCACCCTCTGCCATAGGTTGGAAGGCTATATCGGTGAATGTGAGCGATGTGGTGGCAAATGGTGGAGAGCCACTTTACTGTCTTGTTTCTCTAATCTTGCCAGACTTAGAGGTAAGATACGTGGAGGATATATACCTGGGCATAAAGAAGGCTTGTGAGTTTTATTCCTGTCAGGTAGTGGGTGGAAACATAAGCAAGGGTGATAAGCTCGGTTTGGATATTTTCATGATTGGCAAGGCGGATAGGTTTGTAGGAAGAGGTGGTGCAAAGGTGGGGGATGGAGTTTTTGTTTCTGGAACTTTGGGTGACTCAAGGGCTGGGCTTGAACTTCTTCAAATGGAGAAAAAGCACTACGAAGATTTTGAACTAAGGCTCATAGAGAAACATCTAAGACCTACCGCAAGGATAGACTTTATAAGGCATATATCCAAATATGCCAATGCCAGCATGGATATAAGCGATGGGCTCTCTTCGGATGTGGAAAAACTCTCAAAGGCAAGCCAAGTAAAGATTAGCCTTTTTTCTGACAAGATACCCATATCTCAAGAACTTGTGAGCTTTTGCAAAAGACATGGCAAAGACCCGCTTGAGTATGCACTCTCTGGTGGAGAGGACTATGAGCTTTTGTTTACTCATCCTCCTGAAAGGTTGAATCCCTTTCTAAGTATGGTGCAG